In one Winogradskyella sp. MH6 genomic region, the following are encoded:
- a CDS encoding sugar phosphate nucleotidyltransferase: protein MKIIVPMAGRGSRLRPHSLTVPKPLIPVAGQPIVHRLVKDIAKVLKQPIEEVAFVLGDPAFFGDDVVESLTELAEDLGAKASIYRQDQPLGTGHAIMSAKPSLSGPAVIAYADTLIRAEFDLDPSADSVIWTKQVDNPEAYGVVKLNDNQEIVELVEKPETFVSDQAVIGIYYFKDVAVLKAKLQEVLDENVMNGGEYQINDGIKRMMADGKVFKTGTVDEWMDCGNKNVTLETNTKMLGFLKADGEEQLVDDSVVLENSKVIEPCFIAKGTVLKNASVGPNVSIGKDCLIENSTVKNSLIQNQTTIKNANLDEAMIGNHVKYNGEFTKISIGDYTVME from the coding sequence ATGAAAATAATAGTACCAATGGCAGGTCGAGGTTCACGTCTTAGACCACATAGTTTAACAGTTCCAAAACCATTAATTCCGGTAGCAGGTCAACCAATCGTGCATCGTTTGGTAAAAGACATTGCAAAAGTATTAAAGCAACCTATCGAAGAAGTTGCTTTTGTTCTTGGAGACCCAGCATTTTTTGGAGATGATGTTGTTGAGAGTTTAACTGAATTGGCTGAAGATTTAGGCGCAAAAGCCTCAATTTACAGACAAGACCAACCATTGGGAACAGGTCACGCCATTATGAGTGCTAAACCATCCCTTTCAGGTCCTGCTGTAATTGCTTATGCAGATACGCTGATAAGAGCTGAATTTGATTTAGACCCAAGTGCAGACAGTGTTATCTGGACAAAGCAAGTCGATAATCCTGAAGCTTATGGAGTGGTAAAGTTGAACGACAATCAAGAGATTGTTGAGCTTGTTGAAAAACCAGAAACTTTTGTTAGCGACCAAGCTGTAATCGGAATTTATTACTTTAAAGATGTCGCAGTTTTAAAAGCGAAGCTTCAAGAGGTTTTAGATGAAAACGTTATGAATGGTGGAGAATACCAAATCAACGATGGTATTAAACGTATGATGGCAGATGGTAAAGTCTTCAAAACAGGTACGGTTGATGAGTGGATGGATTGCGGAAACAAAAACGTAACGCTAGAAACCAATACCAAGATGTTAGGCTTCTTAAAAGCAGACGGAGAAGAGCAATTAGTTGACGATTCTGTCGTTTTAGAGAATTCAAAAGTGATTGAGCCGTGTTTCATTGCAAAAGGAACGGTTTTAAAGAACGCTTCGGTTGGCCCTAACGTTTCTATAGGCAAAGATTGCCTTATTGAAAATTCAACCGTTAAAAATAGCTTAATACAGAATCAGACCACTATTAAAAACGCTAATTTAGACGAGGCGATGATTGGTAATCACGTAAAGTATAATGGCGAGTTTACTAAAATTAGTATTGGAGATTATACGGTAATGGAATAA
- the dut gene encoding dUTP diphosphatase, producing the protein MTIKIINKSNHNLPHYETIASAGMDLRANLSEDRILKPLERTIVGTGLYIELPIGYEAQVRPRSGLAAKKGITVLNAPGTVDADYRGEIGVILVNLSNEEFTIQNGERIAQLVIAKHDRAEWIEVEELSETDRGEGGFGSTGTK; encoded by the coding sequence ATGACAATTAAAATTATAAATAAATCCAACCATAATTTACCGCATTACGAAACCATAGCTTCAGCAGGAATGGATTTAAGAGCAAATCTTTCAGAAGACAGAATTCTTAAACCTTTAGAAAGAACAATAGTAGGCACAGGATTATATATAGAATTACCTATTGGCTACGAAGCACAAGTAAGACCAAGAAGCGGCTTGGCAGCAAAAAAAGGAATTACAGTACTCAATGCACCAGGAACAGTAGATGCAGATTATAGAGGTGAAATAGGCGTGATTTTAGTCAATCTTTCAAATGAAGAATTTACAATTCAAAATGGAGAACGCATTGCGCAATTGGTAATTGCAAAACACGATCGTGCAGAATGGATAGAGGTTGAAGAACTTTCTGAAACTGATAGAGGCGAAGGTGGCTTTGGAAGTACAGGGACAAAATGA
- a CDS encoding oligosaccharide flippase family protein, which produces MSVLKSFFKDTIIYGLATVLPRLMNFILVPLHTDTLDTASYSDNTYFYVYAAFFNVLLTYGMETAFFRFFSKENEKEKVYSTTLISLVVSTIAVFAVVMIFNQSLSEFVNLRLDYFNYLIGVLVLDTLVVAPFAYLRATGKPIKFTFIKLSNIFTYVLLNFFFLWAIPKYNIEFSGYEKTDLVKYIFIANLAASAVTIILLLPYFLKTKWIFDKAIFKQMLNYALPIMIAGLAYVINENFDKWLIPDVLGKDINGAYAGCYKLAVFMTIFIQAFRLGAEPFFFNHAKEKNAKNTYALIMKYFVICGALMLLFIVGFIDIFKALIVRDETYWKAIEIVPIVLLANLFLGIYFNLAIWYKLTDKTRFGMYISIIGAIITIALNIMLLPKYGFVAAAWTTLIAYAIMMITSYTLGQKHYKVPYQVSRIMLYIVFAVVLSYISFEHLRGNYFFNVALMLTFIAGIALLERKELKQLLKKR; this is translated from the coding sequence TTGAGCGTACTCAAATCCTTTTTTAAAGACACAATAATTTACGGTTTAGCAACTGTGTTGCCTAGACTCATGAATTTTATTCTTGTGCCTTTACATACAGACACATTAGATACTGCTAGCTATTCTGATAACACTTATTTCTATGTGTATGCTGCCTTCTTTAATGTTTTGCTCACTTATGGTATGGAAACCGCTTTTTTTAGGTTTTTTAGTAAGGAAAATGAGAAAGAGAAGGTTTACTCAACAACGTTAATCAGTTTAGTGGTTTCAACTATAGCTGTATTTGCAGTTGTAATGATTTTCAATCAATCACTATCGGAGTTTGTAAATCTTCGCTTAGACTATTTTAACTATCTAATAGGGGTATTGGTTTTAGACACCTTAGTTGTGGCGCCTTTCGCTTATCTAAGAGCAACAGGAAAGCCAATTAAATTCACATTTATCAAGCTAAGTAACATATTTACTTATGTATTACTTAATTTCTTTTTTCTTTGGGCAATTCCTAAGTATAATATTGAGTTTTCAGGATACGAAAAAACAGATTTGGTAAAGTATATTTTTATTGCCAATCTTGCTGCAAGTGCAGTTACTATAATTTTACTACTTCCTTATTTTCTGAAAACGAAATGGATTTTTGACAAAGCGATATTCAAACAAATGCTAAATTATGCTTTGCCTATTATGATTGCAGGTCTTGCCTATGTTATTAACGAGAATTTTGATAAATGGTTAATTCCAGATGTGCTAGGAAAAGATATTAATGGAGCCTATGCTGGCTGTTATAAGTTAGCGGTGTTTATGACTATTTTTATTCAAGCCTTTAGGTTAGGAGCAGAGCCTTTTTTCTTTAATCACGCTAAAGAAAAAAATGCCAAAAATACCTATGCGTTAATTATGAAATACTTCGTCATCTGTGGTGCTTTGATGCTATTATTCATCGTTGGATTTATAGACATTTTTAAAGCATTGATTGTACGAGACGAAACGTATTGGAAAGCTATAGAAATTGTGCCAATTGTGTTATTGGCTAATTTGTTTTTAGGCATCTATTTCAATCTAGCAATATGGTACAAGCTCACAGACAAAACAAGATTTGGAATGTATATTTCAATTATAGGAGCCATTATTACTATTGCACTGAATATAATGTTATTACCTAAATATGGTTTTGTAGCCGCTGCATGGACAACACTAATAGCCTACGCTATAATGATGATTACCTCTTATACATTAGGCCAAAAACACTATAAAGTACCTTATCAAGTTTCAAGAATTATGCTTTACATAGTTTTTGCTGTAGTACTATCTTATATTTCTTTTGAACATCTAAGAGGCAACTATTTTTTCAACGTTGCTTTAATGCTTACTTTTATTGCAGGTATTGCTTTATTAGAAAGAAAAGAACTTAAACAATTATTAAAAAAAAGATGA
- the atpG gene encoding ATP synthase F1 subunit gamma, producing the protein MANLKEIRNRISSVSSTMQITSAMKMVSAAKLKKAQDAIIAMRPYSNKLTELLQNLSATLDADSGSKFAEQREVKKVLIIAISSNRGLAGAFNSNIIKQVNSLLSETYAGKDVSILAIGKKINDAFGKQGNVIANESGVFDDLTFDNVAAIAQTIMDKFVDGEFDKVELVYNHFKNAATQIVMTEQFLPIVPVQNDANVNLDYIFEPSKQEIVETLIPKSLKTQLYKGIRDSFASEHGARMTAMHKATDNATELRDQLKLTYNKARQAAITNEILEIVGGAEALNN; encoded by the coding sequence ATGGCAAACTTAAAAGAAATACGTAATAGAATATCTTCGGTATCTTCAACGATGCAGATTACCAGTGCCATGAAAATGGTATCTGCTGCTAAATTGAAGAAAGCGCAAGATGCTATTATAGCAATGCGTCCTTATTCTAATAAGTTAACAGAATTACTTCAAAACTTAAGCGCTACTTTAGATGCTGATAGTGGAAGTAAATTTGCTGAGCAACGAGAAGTTAAGAAAGTATTGATTATTGCAATCTCATCAAACAGAGGTTTAGCAGGTGCTTTTAATTCTAATATTATTAAGCAAGTTAATTCATTATTATCTGAAACTTACGCTGGTAAGGATGTGTCTATTCTTGCTATTGGTAAAAAGATAAATGATGCTTTTGGTAAGCAAGGTAATGTTATTGCAAACGAAAGCGGAGTTTTTGATGATTTAACCTTCGATAATGTTGCTGCCATTGCTCAAACGATAATGGATAAATTTGTTGATGGTGAGTTTGATAAAGTAGAATTGGTATACAACCACTTTAAAAATGCCGCAACTCAAATCGTAATGACAGAGCAATTTTTACCAATAGTTCCTGTACAAAACGATGCTAACGTTAACTTAGATTACATCTTTGAGCCAAGTAAACAAGAAATCGTTGAAACCTTAATACCTAAATCTCTTAAAACACAATTATATAAGGGAATTAGAGACTCTTTTGCCTCAGAGCACGGAGCTCGTATGACTGCGATGCACAAAGCAACGGATAACGCTACAGAATTAAGAGATCAGTTAAAATTAACTTACAACAAAGCTAGACAAGCCGCAATTACCAACGAAATCCTTGAGATTGTTGGTGGTGCAGAAGCTTTGAACAATTAA
- the atpA gene encoding F0F1 ATP synthase subunit alpha, with protein sequence MAEVKPAEISAILKQQLSGFEAGASLNEVGTVLTVGDGIVRAYGLSNAQYGELVEFEGGLEGIVLNLEEDNVGIVLLGPSKEIKEGATVKRTNRIASIKVGEEMVGRVVDTLGNPIDGKGPIGGDLYEMPLERKAPGVIFRQPVDEPMQTGIKSIDAMIPVGRGQRELVIGDRQTGKTTVCIDTILNQKEFYDAGEPVFCVYVAVGQKASTVANIAKTLEDKGALAYTVIVAANASDPAPMQVYAPFAGAAIGEYFRDTGRPALIVYDDLSKQAVAYREVSLLLRRPPGREAYPGDVFYLHSRLLERAAKVIADDEIAKNMNDLPESLKPIVKGGGSLTALPIIETQAGDVSAYIPTNVISITDGQIFLESDLFNSGVRPAINVGISVSRVGGSAQIKSMKKVAGTLKLDQAQFRELEAFAKFGSDLDAATLNVIEKGKRNVEILKQAQNDPYTVEDQVAIIYAGSKNLLRNVPVEKVKEFERDYIEFLNNKHRDTLDTLKAGKLTDEVIDTLTKVAKDLSAKFTA encoded by the coding sequence ATGGCAGAAGTAAAACCAGCTGAGATATCAGCAATCTTAAAACAACAACTTTCAGGTTTTGAAGCAGGTGCTTCATTAAACGAAGTAGGAACAGTATTAACTGTTGGTGATGGTATTGTACGTGCTTATGGACTTTCTAATGCACAATACGGAGAATTAGTAGAATTCGAAGGTGGCTTAGAAGGTATCGTACTTAACCTTGAAGAAGATAACGTTGGTATCGTATTATTAGGACCTTCAAAAGAAATTAAAGAAGGTGCAACAGTAAAACGTACTAATCGTATCGCATCTATTAAAGTAGGTGAAGAAATGGTTGGTAGAGTTGTTGATACACTTGGTAACCCAATTGACGGTAAAGGACCAATAGGTGGTGATTTATACGAAATGCCATTAGAGCGTAAAGCACCTGGTGTAATCTTCCGTCAGCCAGTAGATGAGCCAATGCAAACAGGTATCAAATCTATTGATGCTATGATTCCTGTTGGTAGAGGTCAGCGTGAGTTGGTAATTGGTGACCGTCAGACTGGTAAGACTACGGTTTGTATCGATACCATCTTAAATCAAAAAGAATTTTATGATGCAGGTGAGCCTGTATTCTGTGTATATGTTGCTGTAGGTCAAAAAGCGTCAACAGTAGCAAACATTGCAAAAACATTAGAAGATAAAGGTGCTTTAGCGTATACAGTTATTGTAGCGGCAAATGCATCAGATCCTGCACCAATGCAAGTATATGCTCCTTTCGCAGGTGCTGCAATTGGTGAGTATTTTAGAGATACTGGTCGTCCTGCTTTAATTGTTTATGATGATTTATCTAAGCAAGCAGTAGCTTACCGTGAGGTATCTTTATTATTACGTCGTCCACCAGGACGTGAGGCGTATCCAGGTGACGTTTTCTACTTACACTCTAGATTATTAGAGCGTGCTGCAAAAGTGATTGCTGATGACGAAATCGCTAAAAATATGAACGACTTACCAGAGTCATTAAAGCCAATCGTAAAAGGTGGTGGTTCTTTAACTGCATTACCAATTATCGAAACTCAAGCTGGTGACGTATCTGCATATATCCCAACAAACGTAATTTCGATTACAGATGGTCAGATATTCTTAGAATCAGATTTATTTAACTCTGGTGTACGTCCTGCAATTAACGTAGGTATTTCTGTATCTCGTGTTGGTGGTTCGGCTCAGATTAAATCAATGAAGAAAGTAGCTGGTACTTTAAAACTTGACCAGGCACAGTTCCGTGAATTAGAAGCATTTGCTAAGTTTGGTTCTGACCTTGATGCTGCAACATTAAACGTAATTGAAAAAGGTAAGCGTAACGTAGAGATCTTAAAGCAAGCTCAAAATGATCCGTACACTGTAGAAGATCAGGTAGCTATCATCTATGCAGGTTCTAAGAACTTATTAAGAAATGTTCCTGTTGAAAAAGTAAAAGAATTTGAAAGAGATTATATCGAATTCTTAAACAATAAACATAGAGACACTCTAGATACATTAAAAGCAGGTAAATTAACAGACGAGGTAATCGATACTTTAACTAAAGTAGCAAAAGACCTTTCTGCGAAGTTCACAGCTTAA
- the atpH gene encoding ATP synthase F1 subunit delta, with the protein MAESRAAIRYAKAVLSLATDNKVAEAVNTDMKQIANAIAESSELNAVLVNPIVRSADKKAVLTSVFKNANAATTNLIDTLIANKRVALLGDVANKYTQLYDQLRDTQIAKVTSATPLTKELEDKVLAKVKELTGKTTEIENTVDESILGGFILRVGDLQYDASIANKLNNLKREFTLN; encoded by the coding sequence ATGGCAGAGTCTAGAGCAGCAATACGTTATGCAAAAGCAGTACTTAGTTTAGCTACCGATAATAAGGTGGCTGAAGCTGTTAATACTGATATGAAGCAAATTGCAAATGCTATTGCAGAAAGCAGTGAGTTAAATGCAGTTTTGGTAAATCCTATTGTTAGATCTGCAGACAAAAAAGCAGTATTAACTTCAGTTTTTAAAAATGCTAATGCTGCTACAACAAACTTAATAGATACTTTAATTGCAAATAAGCGTGTGGCATTATTAGGAGATGTTGCTAATAAATACACACAATTATACGATCAGTTAAGGGACACACAAATAGCTAAAGTAACTTCAGCAACACCATTAACTAAGGAATTAGAAGACAAAGTGTTGGCTAAAGTAAAAGAGCTTACTGGTAAAACTACTGAAATAGAAAACACAGTTGATGAATCTATTTTAGGTGGGTTTATCCTAAGAGTTGGCGATTTGCAATATGATGCAAGTATTGCTAACAAACTAAATAATTTAAAAAGAGAATTTACATTAAACTAA
- a CDS encoding F0F1 ATP synthase subunit B, producing MEQLLNDFSPGLFIVQTILFLLLIFLMVKFAWKPILNSLNDREEGIKSALDAAENAKKEMENLNADNERLLKEARIEREALLKDAREMKDKIISDATHEAQEKAGKMIEQAQAAIETEKKAAMAELKSHVAGLSIEIAEKVVREELSNKDKQLKLVEDMLGETTLN from the coding sequence ATGGAGCAATTATTAAACGATTTTTCACCAGGATTATTTATAGTACAAACAATACTGTTTTTACTATTAATCTTTTTAATGGTGAAGTTTGCGTGGAAGCCAATTCTTAACTCTTTAAATGATAGAGAAGAAGGTATTAAAAGTGCATTAGATGCAGCTGAGAATGCTAAAAAAGAAATGGAAAACCTAAACGCAGATAACGAGCGTTTATTAAAAGAAGCGCGTATTGAAAGAGAAGCACTTTTAAAGGATGCAAGAGAGATGAAAGACAAAATCATTTCTGATGCTACTCACGAAGCGCAAGAAAAAGCTGGCAAAATGATAGAGCAAGCTCAAGCTGCAATTGAGACTGAAAAGAAAGCTGCTATGGCAGAATTAAAAAGTCACGTAGCTGGTTTATCTATCGAGATTGCAGAGAAAGTTGTACGCGAAGAGTTATCTAACAAAGACAAGCAATTAAAGCTTGTTGAAGATATGTTAGGTGAAACCACTTTAAACTAA
- the atpE gene encoding ATP synthase F0 subunit C has protein sequence MTVPNLVGAGLIVIGAGIGLGKIGGSAMEGIARQPEATGKIQTAMIIIAALLEGLAFGALFLGK, from the coding sequence ATGACAGTTCCAAATTTAGTAGGTGCAGGTTTAATTGTAATCGGTGCTGGTATCGGATTAGGTAAAATTGGTGGAAGTGCAATGGAAGGTATTGCGCGTCAACCTGAAGCAACTGGTAAGATTCAGACTGCGATGATTATTATCGCTGCATTATTAGAAGGTTTAGCATTCGGTGCTTTATTCTTAGGAAAATAA
- the atpB gene encoding F0F1 ATP synthase subunit A, with translation MKIANKPIKSYLLIVLALTTFFGYASDPVKSQDGGIVDTEQEVKDYILHHLKESHDFHLFSYTSNGERKHISFPLPVIVWGENGLTTFMSSAFHHDDAGHVIVEKNGSKFVKIHSKIYELEEGATSVNFDDHHHPKNAHKVMDFSITKSVFGILVIGLLMLFWFSRLAKQYKNKSIPTGFGRVLEPLVVYVRDEIARPNIGDKHYRRFTGYLLTVFFFIWIMNLVGLMPFGFNVTGQLAVTAALAVLTLIIYTFSAKKDYWQHVLWMPGVPIFVKPVLAVIELAGHFLIKPFSLLVRLFANISAGHIVVMSLIAIMFTLKNELGTVGATGLSLVLSFFITLIEVLVAFLQAYIFTMLSALFIGMAVEEHDHH, from the coding sequence ATGAAGATAGCAAACAAACCTATCAAATCTTACTTACTGATTGTATTAGCGTTAACTACATTTTTTGGTTATGCTAGTGATCCTGTAAAATCGCAAGACGGAGGAATTGTAGACACAGAGCAAGAAGTTAAAGATTATATCCTTCATCACTTAAAAGAATCGCACGACTTTCATTTGTTTTCTTACACTAGCAATGGTGAAAGAAAACACATCAGTTTTCCTCTTCCAGTTATTGTTTGGGGAGAAAACGGATTAACAACATTTATGTCGTCTGCCTTTCATCACGACGATGCAGGACATGTTATCGTAGAGAAGAACGGTTCTAAATTTGTTAAAATTCACAGTAAAATTTACGAATTAGAAGAGGGTGCAACTTCGGTTAATTTCGATGACCATCATCACCCCAAAAACGCTCATAAGGTTATGGACTTTTCCATCACAAAGAGTGTATTTGGTATTTTGGTAATTGGTCTTTTAATGTTATTCTGGTTCTCTAGATTGGCAAAGCAATATAAAAACAAAAGTATCCCAACTGGTTTTGGTAGAGTGTTAGAGCCACTTGTGGTTTATGTGCGTGACGAAATCGCAAGACCTAACATTGGAGACAAACACTACAGAAGATTTACAGGTTACTTATTAACAGTGTTCTTCTTTATTTGGATAATGAACTTAGTAGGTTTAATGCCATTTGGCTTTAATGTAACAGGTCAGTTAGCTGTTACTGCAGCTTTAGCGGTATTAACCTTAATCATATACACATTTAGTGCTAAAAAAGATTACTGGCAACACGTATTATGGATGCCAGGAGTGCCAATTTTTGTAAAACCAGTATTGGCAGTAATAGAATTAGCTGGACATTTCTTAATTAAACCATTCTCGTTACTTGTGCGTTTGTTTGCAAACATCTCAGCAGGTCACATTGTAGTAATGAGTTTAATTGCAATTATGTTCACATTAAAGAACGAATTAGGTACAGTAGGTGCAACAGGCTTATCGCTTGTGTTGTCGTTCTTTATCACGTTAATAGAAGTTCTGGTTGCGTTCTTACAGGCTTATATCTTTACAATGCTTTCGGCATTATTTATAGGTATGGCTGTTGAAGAGCACGATCATCACTAA
- a CDS encoding DUF6168 family protein, whose product MAKNLITYILVFASVGVLSYLLHNNFIEEKNISLPFSLKKVYLFFVLFSLVICSLFKIGSVINKIKEQLGFIYLGTIIFKITVFAVVFYQSIFAIDLTNAQRIALIIPMAIFLFIEVFFVAKILNKTSF is encoded by the coding sequence ATGGCTAAAAATCTTATTACTTACATTTTGGTTTTTGCTTCTGTAGGAGTATTGTCCTATTTACTTCACAATAATTTTATTGAAGAAAAAAACATTTCTCTTCCATTTTCATTAAAAAAAGTATACTTGTTCTTTGTACTTTTTTCCTTGGTTATATGTTCTTTATTTAAAATAGGAAGTGTTATTAACAAAATTAAAGAACAATTAGGCTTTATTTACTTGGGCACTATAATTTTTAAAATCACAGTTTTTGCTGTTGTATTTTATCAGTCTATTTTTGCTATAGACCTTACTAATGCTCAGCGAATTGCACTAATTATACCTATGGCAATCTTCTTATTTATCGAAGTGTTTTTTGTGGCAAAAATCTTAAACAAAACTTCTTTCTAA
- a CDS encoding AtpZ/AtpI family protein: protein MKQQNQNNQNKPPKDNKGKYNKFLRFTSVALQMGLTIYAGNLLGMWLDSKYNSDKFEPSITLLAVFASMYMVIAQVIKVSKE from the coding sequence ATGAAACAGCAAAACCAAAACAACCAGAACAAACCACCCAAAGACAACAAGGGTAAATACAATAAGTTTTTAAGATTTACAAGTGTTGCATTGCAAATGGGACTCACCATTTATGCAGGTAATCTCTTGGGTATGTGGTTAGACTCTAAATACAACTCCGACAAATTTGAACCAAGCATCACCTTATTGGCTGTTTTTGCCTCAATGTATATGGTTATTGCTCAGGTTATAAAAGTATCTAAAGAGTAA
- a CDS encoding bactofilin family protein: protein MFSSDNKKSKYTLSMETSTQQNIIAQGTKIVGDIASEGPFRIDGTVEGNVKTSGKVVIGKSGYIKGTLQGENADFEGKFSGKLILSGTLSLKSTAHIEGEVHTSKLAVEPGATFNATCSMKGTVKALPNETAKPKQPEQTTQRQQG from the coding sequence ATGTTTTCCTCAGACAATAAAAAATCTAAATACACATTAAGTATGGAAACAAGTACACAACAAAACATTATAGCGCAAGGCACCAAAATAGTTGGTGATATTGCGAGTGAAGGACCATTTAGAATAGATGGTACAGTTGAAGGTAATGTGAAGACATCTGGAAAAGTAGTGATTGGAAAATCAGGTTATATTAAAGGAACATTACAAGGAGAAAATGCTGACTTTGAAGGTAAGTTTTCAGGGAAATTAATTTTATCAGGTACATTATCTTTAAAATCTACAGCGCATATAGAAGGAGAAGTGCATACCAGCAAATTAGCTGTAGAACCAGGCGCAACTTTTAATGCCACTTGTAGTATGAAAGGCACTGTAAAAGCATTACCTAATGAAACAGCAAAACCAAAACAACCAGAACAAACCACCCAAAGACAACAAGGGTAA